A portion of the Haemorhous mexicanus isolate bHaeMex1 chromosome 3, bHaeMex1.pri, whole genome shotgun sequence genome contains these proteins:
- the CCDC28A gene encoding coiled-coil domain-containing protein 28A encodes MEERKIKRRSPKSSSSHSAQVANSKKSSVPVSKSTAFSNPAPQPAVQKPKLKRVIKEKAKPPGGEAKGAQAAPIQHSFLTDVSDVQEMERGLLSLLNDFHSGKLQAFGNECSIEQMEHVRSMQEKLARLNLELYGEMEELPEDKRKLASDSNLDRLLSDLEELNSSIQKLHLADAQDIPNGTTG; translated from the exons ATGGAAGAAAGGAAGATCAAGAGGAGGAGCCCCAAATCATCTTCCAGTCACTCTGCTCAGGTTGCTAACTCCAAGAAAAGCTCAGTGCCAGTCAGTAAAAGTACAGCCTTTTCCaaccctgccccacagcctgcCGTACAAAAACCAAAGTTAAAACG tgtaatCAAAGAGAAAGCCAAACCTCCAGGAGGTGAAGCAAAaggggcacaggcagcaccaaTCCAGCATTCTTTTCTCACAGATGTATCAGATGTCCAGGAAATGGAAAGGGGACTTCTGAGTCTCTTGAATGACTTCCACTCTGGCAAACTTCAGGCATTTG GAAATGAATGTTCCATAGAGCAGATGGAGCACGTGCGGAGTATGCAGGAGAAACTTGCTCGCCTCAATTTGGAGCTCTATGGGGAGATGGAAGAACTCCCTGAAGATAAAAGAAAACTAGCCAGTGATTCCAACCTGGATAGACTGCTGTCAGAT CTAGAAGAACTAAATTCATCGAT